CATTGCTCACCATAAAAATTAATTCTACAGCCATCATTACACACACCTGTTGTTTTGATACAAGTTCCGAGCGCGCAGTGTTTCGAACAATCATGTTCGCAGTTGATTCCATACATACCATCGACACATTGTTCGCACTTACTTCCCACGAACCCAGCCTTGCATCCATGACAATCTCCATTATCTTTACAAGTGCCATTATTGCAACCAAACGGACATGCAATGTCACAATCAGTTCCATATTTACCATACTCACACTGTGTACACATCTTTCCTGTAAACCCAGCCTTGCAACCATGACAATCTCCATTATCTTTACAAGTGCCATTGTTGCAACCTAACGGACATGCAATGTCACAATCAGTTCCATATTTACCATACTCACACTGTGTACACATCTTTCCTGTAAACCCAGCCTTGCAACCATGACAATCTCCATTATCTTTACAAGTGCCATTGTTGCAACCTAACGGACATGCAATGTCACAATCAGTTCCATATTTACCATACTCACACTGTGTACACATCTTTCCTGTAAACCCAGCCTTGCAACCATGACAATCTCCATTATCTTTACAAGTGCCATTGCTGCAACCAAACGGACATGCAATGTCACAATCAGTTCCATATTTACCATACACACACTGTGTACACATGTTGCCAGTAAACCCAGTCTTGCAACCATAACAGTCACCATTGCTGTTACATGCATCATTCGAGCAACCTGCGGAACAGTCGATGTCACATGTATTACCGTATTTACCGTTAACACATTGATCACATCTATCAccttgaaaatttgataaacatgcGCAACTCCCACTTGTTATGTCACAAACGCGATCTCGACAGCCAAGTCCGCACTCGTGTTGACAGGATGATCCATACTTTCCTGATGGACATGTAGTGCAGTTGTCAAACGCTGTACAATCTATAAAATTGGTGCATTTGATATAAGATATACAGTATTTGCAATTATCATGGCATTTTTCATATAACcttaaagaataaaataatttgtCATTGGATGGACAACATAATGAAACATATCAAAACATGTCAAATAAGGAACTTCGACAAGTACGAAACATGTTGGTCATAAAAAGATTCTCATGCTTCCataattccattgatacattCAAACAATACGTATAATATAATTTTTCAGATTATGAATTTTAGCTAGCACATGAATACAGGTACAACAGCCCCTGAGTAAATGATGAGTGTAATACACTATTAAGTAATTATTCGCATTATTTTATCAACAAGGTAAGTTAATACGAGCCTGTGCAAACAACAGAAACATCCTCGTTATGGTCACAGTTTTCATCTGTAGTATAGGTGCAGTTGTTAATATGTGTTGCGTCTTCCTCACAACTCAGATCGTCCACCAATATTAGCCCTGTGCCTGGTCCATAATGGGCTTCGGCATAATACGTTACTGCTGGACTTTCAACAGAAATACcataagaattacaatgattgTTGATATTAAGTAACAATTTTATGTTTGGAAacagcaatttattttaaaacgttACAATGAATTGCAAATCTGTTTGACTAACGTTTAGGTTATATAAATTGACTTATAAGtgaaataatgtcttgaaatAGAAGTTTGATCAAGTAgtaacaataatttcattttttagcCTTTGCATACTTACGGGTATCCTAGCATACTACAGATAGCATTAGCCTCTTGCATTCCAAAACCATCATCGCATACTGTTCCCCATGTATCCAATATTTTTAGTTCGATCCTTCCTTGTGTAAAACTTGGACCATCAGACAATCTTATGCCTGAAAAGCCTGTATTAAACGAATTTGAAAGATGTATTCTATGTAAGCATGTATACGTTACATGATTGTAGCAGAATTTAGATAAAAACAGACACTGTAGATTTCAtataatatcatatatatgtatttttatgcggtaattttaaaaaatgttcggATACATATTTCTGATAAGAATTTGATGATTGGAAAACACAGATCGGATACATCAATTCAATAAAGGGTCCAAGATAGTATTATAGTAAAGCCgaattgaaaataatgataaaattttacAGTCTTTTGCTTCTCTTGCATATTTTACTTGGAAATGTTATTTGTTACACAATAAGGGTTAATGTTCGCATGAGCAAATCACCATATTTATTGAAACCCACTGTGTGAATCAAACCCGGgccaccgcggcaataaaaacCTATTCGCGGTCTTTGGAGGATTTGTGTTTAACGCGTTAAATACAGATACTTATGATTATTTTGAAGCagattaatttgaaaatattgtacacTGAATACATATTTAATTAAGCCTATCCAGGGTTTTAAATATCTAACTCTTTACATCTATGTCCACGTTATGCAGACCTAATAGTACGACTAATAATGCGGTAATGAGGCTTGAAGAATTACTGCCCAttcgcaggtggccgagggacagatatttccatccgatttgtaaacacatgactgatattttttcttgcgtATActtgttagcattttattctggcagattatttttcttgtataccgTGTTTCACAAATATCAAGTAGATATAATCTCTTTGTCGCACTCTTTCTTTTAGTAGAGCGCTGGAAATTTaggtccgtaagcagaagtgacatcatgatgttttgcgtaacgcacaataacaaagttccatttagttttatcgtttgtagcgtaacgttatgttcttacggtaaactaacgtttttgaattgagaaatatactataaggaacggagagaaactataaagatacctgcttttttcgtatttttacataaacaatatattattactGCATGAAATACTAATTGTCATTAACAGCGCGAGAGttatctggcatgggggtgccagacttgatttgccggcatgggtaaaatcactggAAACGCCAATCCGATGTGCAAGAATTACTTTTTCTTGTAACGCAAAACATAATGACGTCACCTCTGCTTACGGACGTAAATTTCCCGCGCATTGTGTTCATTTTCTAATATAAGAAAGAGTCCTACGTAAATATTTCTACTTGTTATTTGttaaatacggtatgcaagaaaaataatgtgCCAAAAtaatacgatatgcaagaaaaaatatcaatcatGTGTTTatgaatcggatggaaatatccgtcccatggccacctgcgcatgggcggtaatttgACAAGCCAAATTACCGCCAAATGCGCAGATGCCTTCgagacggatatttctatccgattcgtaaataCATAACAGATATTATTAATGAACAGTTTTAAACAAATACCTGTTCACTTAACAGGTACGGGCGGTAATTCGGTAAGCCTCATTAAAGCCCAATGCGCAGGTGATCTCGGggcggatatttctatccgattcgaaAACATATAACAGATATTATTAATGAACTGTTTTAAAGAATACCTGTACACTCAACAGCTGCATCATCATAATGGGTACAGTTATTAGAAATCTCATAACTGCAAAGGTTTATATGAGGTTCTGTCCCCGTACAATTCAACTTGTTGACGTAAATAGGACCGCTACCTCTACCGCTGTGATGTCTGGCCTTTATGAAATAACGCCTTGATCTGTTCAAGAATATAGAGCGATGTTAAACTGAACCAAAATAATCTTACAGATTTATCCACACTGATCTCGGAACTGATAATCTTAGACATATTCTAAGTTTTTGCACTTGATTCTGACATATATATCAATGGGTGAAAATATCTACGACCTATGCAGTCCGAGTAATGTAaacgtttttttatatatagaaatACAGTACcagtttacaaacaaaaaaactctGGGAAATCTACGTTTCGTCCATTGTTTTTGATACAATAAGGTTTACTATTTGGCAGCATAAAATTTAAGATTGTTATGTACCACTATATAAATCCCAAGGTATGACATCTCATGACCTGAAGCTACCCTAGCTATGTGCTTTAAGTACACCCCACAAGGACTGCATATGTCTTTCGCAGTCTAACTGAGCATATAGTAAATTACACATAACTTATTACTTAAGGTATTTTATCAATGatgttccaaaatattttcaggcatgttttcatttcaattttatctCACAAATCACAAAATACATTACACCCCTATCAAATAACTCCTGAATCCTAAGcgaatttattatttttgaaattgcttTCCTCTGTACCTTATCAATAGATAATATATAAACGTATCGTTCAATTCGTGTGTTTCGGAAAGAGACCTAAAACTTTCCGTTTAAATTATTTCAGTACATGTACCATCGATGATCTTCTCTAAAAAGGCccaaacataatattttcacaCTACATACAAAATTAACAGATGAAATAAGACATTCATACTTACTCTAGTCCGAACTTCTTGCAAATAACTCTTGCGTCTGCAGAATCAAAATTAGTATCACAAATTGTCCCCCATGTTCCATTGACCAGAATTTCGACACGTCCATCGTAAAAATGGCTTAACCGAATTTCACTGATATTGAGTGGAAAAGCTgcaatgaatataaattgaaatGTACCTAGAATGGAAAACATTTAGACTACTGTAGgcagaaatgttaataaataaagAGTAGGAACCTTTTTCAGTCTAAATGTAATTTTGACCATGACATTTGATCTCTGACTCCAAAAGATAAAAATTAAGGATACCAAAACATTAGAGGCcatttactgaccacaagcaTAATATAACTTAAAGCCAAAGTACTTCAAGTCACTGGTCGAAAACCAGTTGGTCTAACGACCGTCAGAAACATTATGTAAAGCAATAAAgcaattttttctcaaaacaatgTTGTTTATAACTGCAATAATATGTAAGTTGAAATTAACAAGCGTTACTGGCCTCTATGGCTCATCAGTgtctatgaaaaaatataaataccaaCGGAAACGAAACATGATATTCACTGTAAAACTtatgcgaaaaaaaaatcatcaagaaTTTAAAAATCAAGTAGGAGAACTGTCCTGAACGCTTAAAGAACTGATTTACGGACAATAAGGATACTGTAAcaagtttctttttcaatcacTACTTACAATAAGAATACTGTAGTGTTATTCATCGACTGGTGACTAGTGCGCTTTTTAGCGACTAATTTTAAGTAAGTGACCAGCTGATCGTGAGATCATTTTGTTGAAAAAGATACATATCTCCAACTTTATATGATTTTGATTTACTAATAGATGATGCTGCTTCTAGTTAGTGattgcaataaaaacaaaatgtatattatatgcgtttaaagaatatatatatatatatatatatatatatatatatatatatatatatatatatatatatatatatatatatatatattctttaaacaaTCTTTTACTCAAAACATAAGACTTTGATATCATACACATTCAAATATTGACTGAAAcaatactttttaatcattttagaACCCTTACACCAGTTTCTTTCtgttgtcagtttttttttatctgagtGTTCCTGTCATGCAATTAAGGAACCAACCAGAAGTTTAACGATCACACAGTGTAATTTTATTTGATACCAACTAAATATATATCTATTCGTTAAACGTACTTTAACTTTGATTTTGGAGATACAAACTATTGAAGCATTTAAAAGTCTTGATAACAAAATATGCCTTTGCGCTGAAGCCAACAGAGATGACATTGACTACACAAATATGACGTATGCGTTATTGTTAAGAGTATACATGATTAAATTAACCGAAATATCAGTTCACTATGTATCAATGTACATCTTTTCTCCAAAACTTCAAAGACCTATAAAGACTGTTGTGTTCTTTTGTATATAAATCAGATTAAATATTAAAGATGTTTTTGAATTTATAATAATCTGGAAGGCTTTAAAACGACCATAACACATTAAAACCGACATTAGTTGGTTTATAATAATTACCAGGTTGTGGTTCTGGTGTAAATCTGAAGAAAGAAGAAATTCTAGTCGACAAAAACCATCAAGAGTGACGGATGTTCAGACAATAGCTACATATATTATTCGCTACATCTAACTGGAAATGTATATATTCAAACACGCATACAGTTAGAATGTGTATGCTTCCTAAATAGTCAAAACAAGTATAGGAAAACAAGTttattcagtgaatttatatttCCTGCCGAATAAATTATTTTGTGAATGAGGGCATTATATTTTGAaagctatataatttaaaaataatacaaaacctATATCCCAAAGGACCGTGCAACACTTTGTTtgattcatttttttaacaatacaCTTTGTACGACGATCCGATTGAAGCATAGaaggcaaccaagcaaaataaaagcagactcggtttaaatGAGTTCGTTCATCAAGAAGAAAATTCTGCCCTATAGTGATCTTCAatttctgattaagtttcatacaGATACATCGATGGGTTACTATTTTTATtggaatttatgaatttttaaacaattaaagggtaaTGACACTACATTTTCCGATGAGATCCTGATTAAAGGTATGCATGAACCCCTGACCTATAGTGATCGATGTTTGTGCTAAATGTCATGAAGACCCATCAGCGGATTACTTTGCTATGTCGgaataaatggaaaataaaataatcaaagggcaataattaagGGGAATGGAGTGATCCTGACGAAACTCTGCATACATCTTCATCCAAAAGCGATATACAATAGTGTGGAAGATAAGTAGTGTACTTAGATAATTTTAAACGCTTCATCTTCTAAAGGTTGTTGTCATTTCAGAAAATATTATCGACCAAGTGATAATGAGCTTTGCacaaatgaaatgtttatctgtAATGTTTTGATGTGTAAACTTCATATATCGATAACGGACAATCTGATCAGGTTCTTGAGCAGtttatgttattttgttactCAATTATTACTAGTTATTAACTGCCTTTTAAAGTTGTTCACAGATTAAATTTACTTTCCTATgaatgttgttattttatttaaacaaaataataatgcatTTGCTATCATTTCACTTTTGTATTTTGCTGTAATTCTCTAAAAAGGGGAAACGAACACGTAAAGAGCGTAATTTGAAAGAAAACGAGACGAGCAATGGCAGAAGCCAACGTTAGTTGACAGAGCTGTTTGGTAAAAAGACTGAGTTAAAAACTGAGTAGGATCATGTAAATTAATAACTTGATATGTTGAAATTTGCAAACAAATCTTAGATAAGCGTAAACagtagttttattttcaattttgactACATAGAGATGAAATATGATATGTCAgctgatttgaataaaaaatattttatattaaaatgtctgaattaaaatcaaaatattctgTTAAATTTTCAGGTCCTGACAGCAGTAATTTGTAAATACAAATTAGAAACACATTTATATCGACAAAAATTCCTTTATACATTACACATTTTAGACGTTACGTGTGTGAAGGATGATTTCCCCTTATATTAAGACCGTTCCACTATTAAGGACAGCTTTTTGAAAGACCATTGATAGTCTTATTGGCCGAGTTCTACTGTAATATTCATTCTCCATACCATGATAGGGAGTGCATCTTTGTTCCTCTGACCAACTATGATTTTTTagacatttcatttttatctggGTTGGGTAGAATCCTGTATGACATGTCACTGTTAATTCTGTTCCATTGAATGCTACTGGATATCCATTATAAATATCTGGTAAACCACAAGCTGAAAAATACGAAGTAGAACATAGCCACATGTTGTGAAAAATACTAGCGAAACGCATATGAAAACTTCACAACACTCGATCTCTTAGTCAAAGTAGTACATTTGCATTAACATCAGATAAACCCATTTGAATAAGCTCACAAACACCCtgtaatattttaatcaattGCTATATGCATGTTTAGTTGCAGGAAGATACTTTATCAGAAGTAAATACACTTGagattttcttttgtatttgtaTGCTTAGAATTTATTGCTGCGTTTTAGTT
This DNA window, taken from Mercenaria mercenaria strain notata chromosome 19, MADL_Memer_1, whole genome shotgun sequence, encodes the following:
- the LOC123542602 gene encoding uncharacterized protein LOC123542602, which translates into the protein MYFDTAKYGEGTGPILTRGLYCSEEQDTVNSCNLYGPYRPVSSHMYDLSIACTPCGLPDIYNGYPVAFNGTELTVTCHTGFYPTQIKMKCLKNHSWSEEQRCTPYHAFPLNISEIRLSHFYDGRVEILVNGTWGTICDTNFDSADARVICKKFGLESRRYFIKARHHSGRGSGPIYVNKLNCTGTEPHINLCSYEISNNCTHYDDAAVECTGFSGIRLSDGPSFTQGRIELKILDTWGTVCDDGFGMQEANAICSMLGYPPAVTYYAEAHYGPGTGLILVDDLSCEEDATHINNCTYTTDENCDHNEDVSVVCTDCTAFDNCTTCPSGKYGSSCQHECGLGCRDRVCDITSGSCACLSNFQGDRCDQCVNGKYGNTCDIDCSAGCSNDACNSNGDCYGCKTGFTGNMCTQCVYGKYGTDCDIACPFGCSNGTCKDNGDCHGCKAGFTGKMCTQCEYGKYGTDCDIACPLGCNNGTCKDNGDCHGCKAGFTGKMCTQCEYGKYGTDCDIACPLGCNNGTCKDNGDCHGCKAGFTGKMCTQCEYGKYGTDCDIACPFGCNNGTCKDNGDCHGCKAGFVGSKCEQCVDGMYGINCEHDCSKHCALGTCIKTTGVCNDGCRINFYGEQCNMTCATTCLPDGKGRQCFYSNGSCVKDCQDGYHGDMCQDRCSENCIETVCTKANGGCKFGCVDGFKGKGCTKSISDSDNTADSLIVGTVIGACVGSVAALLVVWIVIMIRRHLRRGHLSRHAPEQTYELKGVKQKNVRLDASENKTSKIEHTPELAAVKQDNVRLDASQTTTSNIEHTYEVADVEEENTRLDVSQNKTSIIEHTYEVADVEEENTRLDVSQNETSTRDSAFENTSDMAYEELGNTAKSCHLYERIGGSNF